From one Geoalkalibacter halelectricus genomic stretch:
- the katG gene encoding catalase/peroxidase HPI has product MSDESKCPVTGKSSRQVAGGGTSNRDWWPNQLNLHILRQHSNLSNPLGEEFNYAEAFKSLDLKAIKQDLHALMTDSQDWWPADYGHYGGLMIRMAWHSAGTYRMGDGRGGAGSGSQRLAPLNSWPDNGNLDKARRLLWPIKQKYGRKISWADLMILAGNCALESMGFKTFGFAGGRVDVWEPEEDIYWGAEDEWLGDKRYEGERKLENPLAAVQMGLIYVNPEGPNGEPDPVKAGIDVRETFGRMAMNDEETVALVAGGHTFGKCHGAGPANHVGPEPEGAPIEEQGLGWKSSFRSGKGPDAITSGIEGAWKANPTQWDMGYLKTLFKYEWEKVKSPAGAWQWLAKDVEDEDMVVDAFDPSKKVRPMMTTADLSLRFDPIYEPIARRYLANPEEFADAFARAWFKLTHRDMGPRARYLGPEVPQEELIWQDPVPAVDHKLIDAQDIAALKKKILATGLSVSELVYTAWASASTFRGSDMRGGANGARIRLAPQKDWEVNQPAQLAKVLKALEGIQKEFNDAQTGGKKVSLADLIVLGGCAALEKAAKDAGFDVTVPFAPGRTDATAEQTDVAAFEVLEPAADGFRNYQKKKYSVTAEELLVDRAQLLTLTAPEMTVLIGGLRVLNANYGQAPHGVFTKRPETLTNDFFVNLLDMGTVWKPTAQGPDVFEGRDRKNGDLKWTGTRVDLIFGSNSELRAVAEVYACADAQEKFVNDFVAAWDKVMNLDRFDLA; this is encoded by the coding sequence ATGAGCGATGAAAGCAAGTGCCCGGTCACGGGTAAATCCAGCAGGCAGGTAGCCGGCGGCGGCACCTCGAATCGCGACTGGTGGCCGAACCAATTGAATCTGCATATCCTGCGTCAGCATTCCAATTTGTCCAACCCCCTGGGCGAGGAGTTCAATTACGCCGAGGCGTTCAAGAGCCTTGATCTCAAGGCCATCAAGCAGGATCTCCATGCTCTGATGACCGACTCGCAGGACTGGTGGCCGGCCGATTACGGGCACTACGGCGGGCTGATGATCCGCATGGCCTGGCACAGCGCGGGCACCTACCGCATGGGCGACGGCCGCGGCGGGGCCGGCAGCGGTTCGCAGCGCCTGGCACCCCTCAACAGTTGGCCCGACAACGGCAATCTCGACAAGGCGCGCCGCCTGCTCTGGCCCATCAAGCAGAAATACGGCCGCAAAATCTCCTGGGCCGATCTGATGATTCTCGCCGGCAACTGCGCCCTGGAATCCATGGGTTTCAAGACCTTCGGCTTTGCCGGTGGACGGGTGGACGTGTGGGAACCTGAAGAAGATATCTACTGGGGCGCGGAAGACGAGTGGCTGGGCGACAAGCGCTATGAAGGCGAGCGCAAACTCGAAAATCCCCTCGCCGCGGTGCAGATGGGCCTGATCTACGTCAATCCGGAAGGTCCCAACGGCGAACCCGATCCGGTCAAGGCGGGCATCGACGTGCGCGAAACCTTTGGGCGCATGGCCATGAACGATGAGGAGACCGTGGCCCTGGTGGCCGGCGGGCACACTTTCGGTAAGTGCCACGGCGCGGGTCCGGCCAACCATGTGGGGCCGGAGCCCGAGGGCGCTCCCATCGAGGAGCAGGGACTGGGCTGGAAAAGCAGCTTCCGCAGCGGCAAGGGACCCGATGCCATCACCAGCGGCATCGAGGGCGCGTGGAAGGCCAATCCTACCCAATGGGACATGGGCTATCTGAAAACTTTGTTCAAATACGAGTGGGAAAAGGTTAAAAGCCCGGCCGGCGCCTGGCAGTGGCTGGCCAAGGACGTGGAGGACGAAGACATGGTGGTGGACGCTTTCGATCCGTCCAAGAAGGTGCGCCCCATGATGACCACCGCGGATCTTTCCCTGCGTTTCGATCCCATCTACGAGCCCATCGCGCGGCGCTACCTGGCGAACCCCGAGGAATTCGCCGACGCCTTCGCGCGCGCCTGGTTCAAGCTGACCCATCGCGACATGGGTCCGCGCGCGCGCTACCTCGGTCCGGAAGTGCCGCAGGAAGAGCTGATCTGGCAGGATCCGGTGCCCGCCGTCGACCACAAGCTGATCGACGCGCAGGACATCGCCGCCCTCAAGAAAAAGATCCTTGCCACGGGCCTCTCCGTGTCGGAGCTGGTTTACACCGCCTGGGCCTCGGCCTCCACCTTCCGCGGCTCCGACATGCGCGGCGGCGCCAACGGCGCGCGAATCCGCTTGGCCCCGCAGAAGGATTGGGAGGTCAATCAGCCCGCGCAACTGGCCAAGGTGCTCAAGGCCCTTGAAGGCATCCAGAAGGAGTTCAACGACGCGCAGACTGGCGGCAAAAAGGTCTCCCTTGCCGATCTCATCGTCCTGGGTGGCTGCGCGGCGCTCGAGAAGGCGGCGAAAGATGCCGGCTTCGATGTGACCGTACCCTTCGCGCCGGGTCGCACCGACGCCACCGCGGAGCAAACCGACGTGGCGGCCTTCGAGGTTCTCGAACCGGCAGCGGATGGCTTTCGCAACTACCAGAAGAAAAAATACAGCGTCACCGCCGAGGAACTGCTGGTGGATCGGGCGCAACTGCTGACCCTGACCGCGCCCGAGATGACGGTGCTCATCGGCGGCCTGCGCGTTCTCAACGCCAATTACGGGCAAGCCCCGCACGGGGTCTTTACCAAGCGCCCCGAGACGCTCACCAATGACTTCTTCGTGAACCTGCTCGACATGGGCACGGTCTGGAAGCCCACCGCTCAGGGCCCGGACGTCTTCGAAGGCCGCGACCGCAAAAACGGTGATCTCAAGTGGACCGGCACCCGCGTCGATCTGATCTTCGGTTCCAACTCGGAACTGCGGGCCGTCGCGGAAGTCTACGCCTGCGCTGACGCTCAGGAGAAGTTCGTCAACGACTTTGTCGCGGCCTGGGACAAGGTCATGAACCTGGATCGTTTCGACCTCGCCTGA
- a CDS encoding 3'-5' exonuclease: MLPNHCVVLDLETTGTSPVHNRIIEIGLCEIENGQAVAEWSSLVNPQTRISPFIAQYTGISDALVADAPTFEELAADLHRRLSGRVLIAHNARFDNGFLKNEFARLGIAFQEKTLCTLKLSRRLYPQHRRHGLDALIERHGLQAEDRHRALGDVRMTWEFLRKALAENPPETVEKELQRILGKSVDLRTRALSHCSEDHRTHQDQRLSQQIHQVVSCSGDVI; encoded by the coding sequence ATGCTGCCCAATCACTGCGTTGTTCTTGATCTCGAAACCACCGGCACCAGCCCGGTGCACAACCGCATCATCGAAATCGGCCTGTGCGAAATCGAAAACGGCCAGGCCGTGGCCGAATGGTCGAGTCTGGTGAATCCGCAGACGCGTATTTCGCCATTTATCGCCCAATACACCGGCATCAGCGACGCGCTGGTGGCCGATGCGCCGACCTTTGAGGAACTGGCCGCGGATCTGCATCGCCGCCTGAGCGGCAGGGTGCTGATCGCCCATAACGCGCGCTTCGACAACGGTTTTCTCAAGAACGAGTTCGCCCGCCTGGGGATTGCCTTCCAGGAAAAAACCCTCTGCACCCTCAAACTCTCGCGCCGCCTCTATCCCCAACATCGCCGCCATGGGCTCGATGCCCTTATTGAGCGTCACGGTTTGCAGGCCGAGGACCGCCACCGCGCCCTGGGCGATGTACGCATGACCTGGGAGTTTCTGCGTAAGGCGCTGGCGGAAAATCCGCCTGAAACAGTGGAAAAGGAACTGCAACGCATTCTCGGCAAAAGTGTGGATCTGCGCACCCGCGCGCTTTCGCATTGTTCCGAAGATCATCGCACGCACCAGGATCAGCGTCTCTCTCAGCAGATCCATCAAGTGGTGTCTTGTTCTGGAGATGTAATTTGA
- a CDS encoding alpha/beta fold hydrolase: MGAVRQVVFAHGKESGPWGSKILALAEIARACGYGVLSPDYSDLPDVESRVARLLDLVPENPGELILVGSSMGGYVSLAASRILKPQGLFLLAPAVGLPGYGDPDPVPCAERSLIVHAWQDEIVPAAKVIDFADRHGIELHLLNSDHRLTSVLPTICLLFRNFLRLW, translated from the coding sequence ATGGGTGCAGTCAGGCAGGTGGTTTTTGCTCATGGCAAGGAAAGCGGGCCTTGGGGCAGCAAAATTCTGGCCCTTGCCGAAATCGCCAGAGCGTGCGGCTATGGGGTTCTGAGCCCCGATTATTCGGATCTTCCCGACGTGGAAAGCCGGGTGGCGCGGCTTCTCGATCTGGTGCCGGAAAATCCGGGGGAATTGATCCTGGTCGGTTCAAGTATGGGCGGGTATGTGTCCCTGGCGGCCTCCCGCATTCTCAAGCCCCAAGGACTTTTTCTTCTGGCTCCGGCGGTCGGACTGCCCGGCTATGGCGACCCTGATCCCGTCCCCTGTGCCGAGCGCTCCCTCATCGTCCATGCCTGGCAGGACGAAATCGTTCCCGCCGCTAAGGTCATCGACTTCGCCGATCGCCATGGCATCGAACTGCATCTGCTCAACAGCGATCATCGTCTGACCAGCGTTCTCCCCACCATCTGCCTGCTGTTCCGCAATTTTCTACGCCTCTGGTGA